TCGGGCGCGTATTGAAATTAGGAAAGGCAATATCCGTCCCGAAGATGTTTCGCTGATATACCTAGAGCCAAAAAGAAATGTTGTCAAGGTGCATAATATCAGTTTTGATAAGATGGGTAATATGGAGGGGGTGCCGCAACATTACAGAGATTTTTTTATGACAGAGTACCGCAGGCTTATGGGGTTTGAGGATTGATTATGTGTATTGTTGTGGATGCCAATATGTTTAGTGCATTTAAGGACACTACCAATGAGGATATGGAGCCTGTATGGAATTGGTTGAGGCAAAAGAATGGCAAAATCGCTTACTCGAATACAAAGAAATTTGAAGACGAATGGGAAAGAGGGGGAGTGACCGGTTTAATCAAGTTATTGAGACAATCTGGTCAACTAAAAGAGATACCGCCCCAAGAGGTGGAAGCAAAAGAGAGTGAACTAAACCGAACAGGCACAATTAGATCAAACGACCCACATATTATCGCGTTAGCTCTCATGGCAAACGTAAAAGTATTGGTGTCCAACGACAGGAGATTGCATGAGGATTTTAAGAATCGCGATCTGGTCGGCGGCAGCGTGTATCAGACAAAAAGCCATTCACGCCTACTGCGTAAAGATACTTGCCCTTAGTTGGGAACAACGCCGCAAAATGAGCTAAACCGTTCTAGGCTAACGCAGGCTAATGACCTGCGGGCACTGAAGAAGCATTATCGACAACTGGAAATCCAAGCAGCGAGCGCATTGAACGCCGCCTATAACAATCTAAAATCTACAATTTTATCCTTTAGCCCAAAAAAGCAAATCTCACTATTAATCGCCAAATAAATAAGGAGGTTCGTACCATGCAAGAAAACAAAGAACCGATTCAACCACAGATTATCCAACAATTCAGCAAATACCTTGAAAGCAACGCACTGCGCCTCACGTCGGAGCGGCGCAACATCCTTGAACAGGTCTTCGCTTACGACGATCATTTCCGCGCAGACGATCTGCTTATCCGCATGCGCCAAAACGGATATACCGCTTCGCGAGCGACAATCTATCGGACGTTGCCGCTGCTGGTCAAAAGTGGGCTGCTGACGGAGGTAATTGATGCGCAAAAACAATCCCATTATGAACATATCCATTCACGCCAAGAGCATGCCCATCTAATCTGCCTGCGATGTAGTAGTATCATTGAGTTCGAGAGTCCGGAGATCGATGCGCTCCAAGAAGAGGTTTGCAAAACACATCAATTCAAGCCGGTGAAATATAGAAATGAAATCTTGGGATACTGTGCCGAGTGCCAAAAAGATGGCATCTGATCTATTACCCAATCCCTTTTTGCGGAGGAAATATTGCAATGTCAAACGTCAATCGAAAATTTACGCTAGCTGCGAGGCCCGTTGGCTATCCAAAACCATCAGATTTTGACCTAGTAACCGAACCTATTCCCACTCCCGATGATGGCGAGGTACTTGTACGCACCAATTATCTGTCTGTGGACCCATATATGCGGGGACGCATGAATGATAGAGCCTCCTACGCCCCAAATGTACAGATCGGCGAAGCGATGGTCGGCAGCGTTGTCGGCGAAGTCATCGCTTCCAAAACCCCGGACTTTCAGGTGGGAGATATCGCTACAGGTGGGCTGGGTTGGCAGGAGTATGGGGTGTCCGATGGGGGCAATCTCCGGAAAGTGGACCCAACCCTCGCGCCCATATCGACATCTTTGGGGATTCTCGGTATGCCGGGCTTAACAGCCTATTTCGGCTTGTTGGAGATCTGTGACCCGCAGCCGGGAGAAACAGTTTTTGTGTCCGCCGCGGCGGGTGCGGTCGGTTCATTGGTAGGGCAGATTGCAAAGATAAAGGGTTGCCGCGCCGTTGGTAGTGCCGGCAACGACGGGAAGGTGGATTATGTCGTGGACGAACTTGGCTTCGACGCCGCGTTCAACTACAAAACCACCGATGATTACGGTGCAAAGTTAGCCGAGCAGTGCCCGGACGGGATCGACGTTTATTTCGACAACGTCGGCGGTGAGATCACCGATGCCGTCTTTCCCCTGATCAACGTGAAAGCGCGGGTGTCTATCTGCGGTCAGATCTCCCAGTATAATCTGGAAAACCCGGAACAGGGTCCTCGGTTCCTGTGGCACCTCATCGTCAAGCGGGCAAAGATCGAAGGATTCCTTGTCTTTG
This DNA window, taken from Candidatus Poribacteria bacterium, encodes the following:
- a CDS encoding transcriptional repressor, which encodes MQENKEPIQPQIIQQFSKYLESNALRLTSERRNILEQVFAYDDHFRADDLLIRMRQNGYTASRATIYRTLPLLVKSGLLTEVIDAQKQSHYEHIHSRQEHAHLICLRCSSIIEFESPEIDALQEEVCKTHQFKPVKYRNEILGYCAECQKDGI
- a CDS encoding NADP-dependent oxidoreductase, with protein sequence MSNVNRKFTLAARPVGYPKPSDFDLVTEPIPTPDDGEVLVRTNYLSVDPYMRGRMNDRASYAPNVQIGEAMVGSVVGEVIASKTPDFQVGDIATGGLGWQEYGVSDGGNLRKVDPTLAPISTSLGILGMPGLTAYFGLLEICDPQPGETVFVSAAAGAVGSLVGQIAKIKGCRAVGSAGNDGKVDYVVDELGFDAAFNYKTTDDYGAKLAEQCPDGIDVYFDNVGGEITDAVFPLINVKARVSICGQISQYNLENPEQGPRFLWHLIVKRAKIEGFLVFEFADKHDDGLRQMAEWIQAGQLKYREEITEGFESAPAAFIGMLKGSNIGKQLVKVT